In Mytilus edulis chromosome 13, xbMytEdul2.2, whole genome shotgun sequence, a single window of DNA contains:
- the LOC139502156 gene encoding MDS1 and EVI1 complex locus protein EVI1-A-like, with product MDKEGRSIRCEHCNVEVTSIEEFKMHKYNCKINQELEDNTTDRKRNSESDDGIEKQCDDLHDIDCSTNCDHCQQDFDSRGEMIRHQISHLTMRKYGCENCDKIFTDPSNLQRHIRSQHVGARCHTCTDCGKTFATSSGLKQHQHIHSTIKPFQCEVCFKAYTQFSNLCRHKRMHADCRQQIKCKDCHQSFSTVTSLSKHKRFCEGALRSGLNIGMSREPYHRMGTSDMLTPHVQTNPLAMLRSHFPYYPHLQGMSQLFPNPSCSPLHRYGLPFPQDMPNLQKSPVSNLFTANEEHLKVGMKRERKHSLGDSPSSSMSDRDSLTSNDDERDYHLPKQARYEEKKEVLMNKSPSQPHIYAPIPKIPTPLVLPVYRSDMKSSKVTSFNEYHSSSFAKVASDRGHDNLHCNKSVTEQPLDLTRKSSKQIKDPDSNVESIKKTHIFGSSDDHNSPFKANIQSNSNMDTKSRLFEKQMQPSPFNDQVRSFHDMYFPRFPFFGSQHLPFNPFIHHVIRPDLIDKQITSNRYNEHLQFMTSVNKIKERYSCKFCGKVFPRSANLTRHLRTHTGEQPYKCKYCERSFSISSNLQRHVRNIHNKEKPYRCPLCDRCFGQQTNLDRHLKKHETEGPIVHDSPDPEADEKREQDNTQWDIKEEELNDNDISDTNSIPSSVEDDHDDVMLENCEKDLNDSLEKDLERTDKVKTELNEKVDGPLFPSSLLVNAKFDFSKSFRPVPCFT from the exons gtcGTTCTATTAGATGTGAACACTGTAACGTTGAAGTGACTTCTATTGAAGAATTCAAAATGCACAAATATAACTGCAAAATAAACCAAGAATTGGAAGACAACACAACAGATCGTAAAAGAAACAGCGAAAg CGATGATGGAATCGAAAAGCAATGTGATGATTTGCATGATATAGATTGTTCAACCAATTGTGATCATTGTCAGCAGGACTTCGATTCAAGAGGCGAAATGATACGTCATCAG ATTTCCCACTTGACGATGAGAAAATACGGATGTGAGAACTGCGACAAAATTTTTACAGATCCAAGCAATCTCCAACGTCACATCCGGTCACAACATGTCGGTGCAAGATGCCATACATGTACAGACTGTGGAAAAACATTTGCAACTTCTAGTGGATTGAAACAACATCAGCATATACATAGCACTATTAAACCTTTCCAGTGTGAAGTTTGTTTTAAAGCATACACGCAATTTTCTAACTTATGTCGCCATAAGAGGATGCATGCTGATTGTAGACAGCAAATCAAATGCAAAGACTGTCATCAGTCATTTTCTACGGTGACGTCACTGAGTAAACACAAACGATTCTGCGAGGGAGCCTTACGGAGTGGACTTAATATTGGAATGAGTCGAGAGCCATATCATCGAATGGGAACATCCGATATGTTAACTCCACACGTGCAAACTAATCCGCTGGCAATGCTTCGTTCTCATTTTCCATATTATCCACATCTTCAAGGGATGTCTCAACTATTTCCAAACCCGTCATGTTCTCCTCTTCATCGATATGGCCTTCCATTTCCACAAGACATGCCGAATCTTCAGAAATCACCGGTGTCGAATTTATTTACAGCAAATGAGGAACATTTGAAAGTTGGCATGAAACGTGAGAGGAAACATTCGCTTGGTGATTCTCCTTCAAGTTCAATGAGTGATAGAGATAGTTTGACTTCTAATGATGACGAAAGGGATTACCACCTTCCAAAACAGGCAAGGTACGAAGAGAAAAAAGAAGTTCTCATGAACAAATCACCATCTCAACCACATATTTATGCGCCGATCCCTAAGATTCCTACACCGCTTGTTCTTCCAGTTTACAGGTCAGATATGAAAAGCTCGAAAGTTACTTCTTTCAATGAATATCATTCATCTTCATTTGCGAAAGTAGCATCTGATCGAGGACATGACAATCTCCATTGTAACAAGTCTGTAACCGAACAACCTTTGGACCTAACAAGAAAATCAAGCAAACAAATTAAAGACCCGGATTCTAACGTTGAATCAATCAAGAAAACACATATATTTGGGAGTAGCGACGACCACAATTCACCCTTTAAAGCTAACATTCAATCGAACTCAAATATGGATACCAAATCACGATTGTTTGAAAAACAGATGCAGCCAAGCCCATTCAACGATCAAGTTCGGTCATTCCATGACATGTATTTTCCACGATTTCCATTCTTTGGCTCACAGCATCTTCCCTTCAACCCGTTCATTCACCATGTTATTAGACCAGATCTGATAGACAAGCAAATTACATCAAATCGTTATAATGAACATTTACAATTTATGACATCtgtaaataaaatcaaagaaagaTACTCCTGCAAATTTTGCGGAAAGGTTTTCCCGCGTTCTGCAAACTTGACGCGTCATTTGAGGACCCATACAGGAGAACAACCATATAAGTGTAAATATTGTGAGAGATCCTTCAGTATTTCATCCAATCTTCAAAGACATGTTCGGAATATTCACAATAAAGAAAAACCGTATAGATGCCCCCTCTGCGATAGATGCTTTGGTCAACAAACAAATCTTGACCGTCATTTGAAAAAACACGAAACAGAAGGGCCCATAGTGCATGACTCACCGGATCCGGAAGCCGACGAAAAGCGCGAGCAGGACAATACACAATGGGATATAAAAGAGGAGGAGTTAAATGACAATGACATCTCAGATACAAACTCAATACCATCATCTGTTGAAGATGATCATGACGATGTCATGTTAGAAAATTGCGAAAAAGATTTAAATGACTCATTAGAAAAGGATCTGGAAAGAACTGACAAGGTGAAAACTGaattaaatgaaaaagttgacGGACCTTTGTTTCCAAGTAGTTTGCTTGTAAATGCAAAATTTGACTTTTCCAAAAGCTTTAGACCAGTGCCATGCTTTACATAA